The following proteins come from a genomic window of Caldisericia bacterium:
- a CDS encoding transporter substrate-binding domain-containing protein, with protein MFKKLLLMILLISFFVIFISCRRGSEVTLLGVVKDENGKPLSGVVVNLDSLSATTNNNGEFEFKNLEERAYNLNVNFEGYYPISQTVNLSKGENNLNLTLRMTTLTKARNRGYLLVGSDVTYPPFEYMENGKPVGFDIDLINLIAQEMGLNGAQIIDTAWDGIFAALKTEKFDVIISSVTITEDRKKEMLFSDPYYDSGQIIAVRKDDTRINNENDLVGKIVGVQINTTGDFTAQKIQGIKEIKRYDDIQQAFQDLELGRIDAVLNDLPVNAWFAKERKNVKLVGKLLTVEQYGICARLEDQTLIDEINRALKNLRESGKYREVYVKWFGVEPPQK; from the coding sequence ATGTTTAAAAAACTTTTATTAATGATTCTTTTAATTTCTTTTTTTGTAATTTTTATTAGTTGTAGAAGAGGGAGTGAAGTAACTTTATTAGGTGTTGTAAAAGATGAAAATGGTAAACCTTTAAGTGGTGTTGTAGTTAATCTTGACTCACTTTCTGCAACTACAAATAATAATGGAGAATTTGAATTCAAAAATTTAGAAGAAAGAGCCTATAATTTAAATGTTAATTTTGAGGGATATTATCCAATTAGTCAAACTGTTAACCTATCAAAAGGTGAAAATAACCTCAATTTAACACTTAGAATGACAACACTAACTAAAGCAAGGAATAGAGGCTATCTATTAGTTGGTTCAGATGTGACATATCCTCCATTTGAATATATGGAAAATGGAAAACCAGTTGGTTTTGATATAGATTTAATAAATTTAATTGCTCAAGAGATGGGACTAAATGGTGCTCAAATTATTGATACAGCATGGGATGGAATTTTTGCTGCTCTTAAAACTGAAAAGTTTGATGTAATTATTTCATCAGTAACTATAACTGAAGATAGAAAAAAAGAGATGCTTTTTTCTGACCCATATTATGATTCAGGACAAATTATTGCAGTTAGAAAAGATGATACAAGAATAAATAATGAAAACGATCTTGTAGGAAAAATTGTAGGTGTTCAAATAAACACAACTGGAGATTTTACTGCTCAAAAAATTCAAGGAATTAAAGAGATTAAAAGATATGATGATATTCAACAAGCATTTCAGGATCTTGAACTTGGAAGAATTGATGCTGTTTTAAATGATTTACCTGTTAATGCTTGGTTCGCAAAAGAAAGGAAAAATGTTAAACTTGTGGGAAAACTTTTGACAGTTGAACAATATGGAATTTGTGCAAGACTTGAAGATCAAACTTTAATTGATGAAATAAATAGAGCACTTAAAAATTTAAGGGAGAGTGGTAAATATAGAGAGGTCTATGTAAAGTGGTTTGGTGTTGAACCACCTCAAAAGTAA